In Cryptomeria japonica chromosome 10, Sugi_1.0, whole genome shotgun sequence, a genomic segment contains:
- the LOC131068190 gene encoding cytochrome P450 750A1, protein MSFQSLFVSRDEAPITMAVTVIVMLMIFYMFSRRRGRLPPGPFPWPIVGNLLQMKELIHRSLYDVSQKYGPIASLKLGSVTTIVISSPDMAKEILKTKDLIFAGRPATAAAKYIFYDFKDVGFTPYGPYWRQMKKLCMVELLNAKRIESMSSMREEAVSAAVRSVWEKSRHGTVAVNLSKILSALVSSQILKILYGTAISDDQGVGSNGEKIKELLLEASMTVGIFNIGDFIPWLDWLDLQGVKRRMKTVNKSLDQMMTTIIEQHRQRRSSSSGKQQPNSNDVIDALLDMQAADSITITDDHLKGIVFDIFAAGVETTYTTLDWVMSSLIQNQSVQKKLREEVDARVGKERAVQESDLQGMEYLLCVVKEALRLYPPVPLLIPHESTEDCTIDGYFIPKKSRVFVNTWALGRDPKVWKDPLDFKPERFMGTDIDFIKGKDYFDVVPFGSGRRACPGASMSMATLTLAIAQLVHCFDWRAEGELDMGETIGVSLPRKYDILAIPSLRLTSCP, encoded by the exons ATGTCGTTTCAGAGTTTATTTGTGAGCAGAGATGAAGCTCCAATCACCATGGCTGTTACAGTCATAGTGATGTTGATGATTTTCTACATGTTTAGTAGGCGGAGAGGAAGATTGCCCCCAGGCCCATTTCCCTGGCCTATCGTGGGAAATCTCCTGCAGATGAAAGAGCTTATCCACCGTAGCCTTTATGACGTTTCTCAGAAATATGGACCAATTGCATCCTTGAAGTTGGGTTCTGTTACTACAATTGTCATTTCTTCTCCAGACATGGCAAAAGAAATTTTGAAGACTAAAGATCTAATCTTTGCGGGCCGACCTGCAACTGCTGCAGCAAAGTACATATTCTATGACTTCAAGGATGTGGGATTCACTCCGTACGGGCCTTATTGGAGACAGATGAAGAAACTGTGCATGGTGGAATTGTTGAATGCGAAAAGAATCGAGTCGATGAGCTCAATGCGAGAGGAAGCGGTGTCTGCGGCCGTCCGATCAGTGTGGGAGAAGAGCCGTCATGGCACAGTTGCCGTCAATCTTAGCAAGATACTCTCAGCCCTTGTAAGTTCGCAAATATTGAAAATCCTTTATGGCACCGCAATTTCTGACGATCAGGGTGTGGGTAGCAATGGCGAGAAAATTAAGGAATTGTTATTAGAGGCCTCAATGACTGTGGGAATATTCAACATTGGAGACTTTATTCCCTGGCTTGACTGGCTCGATTTGCAAGGTGTCAAGCGACGAATGAAGACTGTAAACAAGTCTCTCGACCAAATGATGACAACAATAATTGAACAGCACAGGCAGAGGAGAAGCTCAAGCTCGGGGAAGCAGCAGCCCAATTCAAATGACGTCATTGATGCTCTCTTGGACATGCAGGCCGCCGATTCCATCACTATCACAGATGATCACCTTAAGGGCATTGTATTT GATATTTTTGCGGCTGGAGTCGAAACAACATACACTACATTAGACTGGGTGATGAGCTCGTTGATCCAAAATCAAAGCGTGCAAAAGAAATTGCGAGAGGAAGTTGATGCCAGAGTAGGCAAAGAGAGGGCAGTACAAGAGAGTGATCTACAAGGCATGGAATATCTTTTGTGTGTGGTGAAAGAGGCACTAAGATTATATCCACCGGTGCCATTGTTGATCCCCCACGAGTCAACAGAAGATTGCACTATTGATGGATACTTTATTCCTAAGAAGAGCAGGGTTTTTGTCAACACTTGGGCTTTGGGAAGAGATCCCAAAGTTTGGAAGGATCCATTGGACTTCAAGCCAGAAAGATTTATGGGTACAGATATTGATTTTATTAAAGGGAAGGATTATTTTGATGTGGTACCCTTTGGTTCAGGAAGGAGAGCATGTCCTGGGGCTAGCATGTCCATGGCCACGTTGACTCTTGCCATTGCTCAACTAGTGCACTGCTTTGATTGGAGAGCTGAAGGGGAATTAGACATGGGTGAAACCATTGGAGTCTCCTTACCTAGAAAATATGATATTCTCGCCATTCCGTCATTGAGGTTGACTAGCTGCCCCTGA